GGAACATGACCACCTGTACCAACACCGGCTGGTCCAGCCCCATCTCGGCACGCACTTGCCTGGCCAGCTCGGGGCTCGCCCGCGGGCCCATCACCAACGTCGCCGGATCACCCGGGATGACGTTGACGAGCATGCCGAGGATGGTGGTCACGATGACCGCGACCATCGCGGTCATCGCGAGCCGCCACAACAGGTAGCGAAGCATGTCGGCCGACCCTAGGACTTGACCGCCCAGGCCCGGTACTTCGCGAACCGCTGCGGGATGAGCGACGTCCGCACCTCCCGCGGATGGGCGTAGTGGTTCGTGCGGTACATCACCCAGGCCGCGATTGCGTCCTCGTCCATCAGCTCCTGCATCCTGACGTACATGTCGCTGCGCTTGTCCGGGTCCAGCTCGACGAGGGCGGCGTCGTGCAACCGGTCGAACTCCTTGTTCTCCCAGGACATGAAGTTCCAGTCGCCGACCTGGTCGCCGGTGAACCAGACGGTCGCCCAGGACGGGTCGGCCTGGTTGCTGAACGAGAAGTAGAACATCTGCAGCGACTTGACCTGCTCGTGCATCTGGTCACCCGGGTACTTCTTGATGGTGACCTTTACGCCGACCTTCTTCATGTTCTGCTGCACGATCTCGGCAACCTGCTCGGCCCCGGGCTCCTCGGCGATCCCCATCTCCAGGCTGAGCCCGCTGACGCCGGCGTCCTTCAGCTGCTGCTTGGCTGCCGCGGCGTCCGGCTGGTACCGCGGAGCGTCCTTCCAGTGCCCGACCGGCACGTCCTCGGAGATGAGCGCGTGGGCCCGACGGGTCTCGCCGTCGAACGCCGCCTCGAGGATCGAGTCGACGTCCAGCGCCTCGCGCAGCGCCTTGCGCACCTTGACGTCGCGCAGCTTCGGGTGCGTGACGTTGAAGCCGATGAACGCGTAGTCGAGCGTCGGCAGCGTGGTGACCTTGAAGTCGCCCTTCTTCTTGAACCGCTTGACCGACGAGTACGCGATCTGCCCCAGGTCGACCTCGCCGGACTCGACGGCGACGTCGGCCGAGCTGTCGTCAGGGATGGGCACGAACTTGATCCGCTTCCACTGCGGCTTGTCCGCCCACTTCTGGCTCGGGTACGCCCACTTGTCGAACTGCTTCAGCGTGGTGTGCTGGCTGCGCTTCCACTCGACGAACTCGTACGGGCCGGTACCGACGGGCTTGGTCGCGAAGTCCTCCCCCAGCTCGTCGTAGGCGGCCTTGGAGATGATGAGCCCCGCGTTGCCCGGCAGCGTGGTGTAGAACAGCGGCGCGAACGGCTTGCTGAGCTTGATCACACCGGTGTGCTTGCCGGTGACCTCGACCTCCTTCAGCGTCGCCCAGTCGCCCTGGTACGTCGACTCGATGTCCGGCTTCGTCAACCCGGCGATCCGCTCGAAGGAGAACTTCACGTCCTCCGCGGTGAGTTCGCCGTAGCCACCGTGGAACTGCACGCCCTTCTTCAGCGTGAACTCGTGCGTCAGGCCGTCCTCGGACGAGGTGATCTTCTCCGCCAGCTCGTTGACGGGTTCGGTCTTGCCCGGCACGTACGTGACGAGGTTCTCGGCGATGCAGACCATGATGGCGTCGTCGGTCGACGAGGCCATGAACCCCGGGTCGAGGTTCTGCAAGTCCTCGACCGTGCGGATGGCAAGGACGTCGTCGTCACCTTCACTGCCAGCCCCCTTCACGCCGCTGCACGCGGACAGCACAGGTGCGGCGCCGAGAGCGGCCACGACGAGACCGCTGGTCTTCAGGAATCCACGGCGGGACCAGTTGGCGGACACGATCGACTTATCGGGGTTCATCGACGTTCTCCTCTTGGCTCAGGTCAGATCTCGGGGTGTACTGAAGGACCACTCGTGCTCGAAGACTTGCTCCTCACCGTGGTAAGCGGTCAGACCGGTGCGGACATGGAAGGTCGACTCGTCACACGTCAGTACCCCGTTCGCGACCACGCGGACGTGCCAGTCACCGCGCGCGAGCTCGCTCCAGCGCTGGCAGGTCACGGTCGCGGACCTCGGGTCACCGTCGACGATCTCGAAGATGTCGCGCTCGGACGAGTCCTTGCGCATCGGCTGGCCGAGCTCCTCGCGGACGAACCCGCCGCCGTTCTGGTAGACGACGGTGGTCTTGCCGGTGGCCAGGTCGCGCGTGACGGTGCCGACGTCGGGTGGCTTGATCGGCTCGTGCTCGAACGGCCGCAGCCGCTCCGCCGGCGCGAACGGCACCCGCGCGTCCGCACCGCGCGCACGCACCGGCAGGTGGATCGCCGAGCCGGGGAAGTGCACGATGACGCGCGCCGACCGCGGCGACGGCCACACCATCGGCCAGCAGGCCGGCGCGAGCGCGACCCGCAACCGGTGCCCCTTCGGCACCGAGTAGCCGATGGCGTGCAGCGGGAACCGCACGCGGTACCGCTCACCCGGCTGCAGCGGCTCGGGGTGCTCGTGGCTGTCCCTGTGCGTCAGGTTCAGCACGCCCTGGGTGATCAGCCGCGACGAGCCGTCCGGCGCGACGTCGCAGACCCGCACGGCGACCAACGCCTGCGACTGGTCGGAGCTGACCTCGAGCTCGGCCTCGGGGACGCCGAGGATCTCCACCGCCTCGGTCAGCGGCTCGCCGTCGAAGCAGGTCGCTAGTGCGTCGTCGGCGCGCTGGTCGACGGGCAGGTCGTACGCCGTCGCATACGAGCAGGAACGGCCACTGAGCGCGCCGTGTGCCTGTTCCGGCCGCAGCTCGACGGTGCCCGCAGACACCGGCTGCCCGTCGAACGTGGCGATGCCGGCACCGAGCTGCAGCGGCCGGTCGTCGACGTTCGGCGACGGCCAGGAGTCGTCCACGACCCAGCGGCCAGGCCGCTCCTCGTAGTAGCCCTGCGGCGGCACCGGCTCCTGCAGCCAGGTGCACAGCTGCGGCTCGTCCTCGATGCCGTTGGGCACGTCCTTCAGCCAGCGGTCCCACCAGCGCAGCGCCTCCTGGAGGAAGCCGATCTGCGGTCCGGGCTCGGCGACGTGCGGCCAGAGGTGCGCCCACGGCCCGACCAGGCCGCGGCGCGGCACCGACAGCGACTCGAGCATCCGGAACACCGAGTCGCGGTACGCGTCCACCCAGCCGCTGACCAGGAAGACCGGGCAGCGGATCGCCGCGGGGTCCTCGCAGATCGAGGCGTGCTGCCAGAACTCGTCCCTGCGCTGGTGTTCGAGCCAGGCCCGGGCGAACGGCGGCGTCTGGTCCAGCCGGCGCTTCCACTCGGTGAGCCACTCGTCGCCCCAGACCTCGGGCTCGGGCGGCAGCGCGTTGCGCACCAGCATCGACGTCGCCCACGGCAGCATCTGGTCGGCCAGCACCGCGCCGCCCCAGTAGTGCACGTCGTCGGCGTACCGATCGTCGGTCGAGCAGAGCGAAAGCACCGCGTGCAGCTCGGGCGGCTGCTCGGCCGCGACCTGCAGGCCGTTGAAGCCGCCCCAGGAGATGCCCATCATGCCGACCTTGCCGGTGCACCACGGTTGCGCCGCGATCCACGCGATGCACGCCACCCCGTCGTCGAGCTCCTGCTGGGTGTACTCGTCGGTGATGACGTCCTCGGAGTTGCCCGTCCCGCGGATGTCGACCCGCACCACGGCGTACCCGTGGCCGGCGAACCAGGCGGCGTTCGTCGCGTCGCGCAGCGCCGTGCCGTCGCTCTTCCGGTACGGCAGCAGCTCGAGGATGCCTGGCACCGGGTCCGACGCGGCGTCGTCGGGCAGCCAGATCCGGGCGGACAGCTGCGTGCCGTCCGCCATGGGGATCCAGGTGTCCCTGACCTCGCGGACCGCCCGCGGTAGCTCGCCGGGATCGCGGTCGATCGTCGCCATCCGCGACACACCTCCATTCATGCCGACATTATGCAACACATGATGCAGCATGGCAGCATGGCAGCATGGCAGCATGGCAGGGGCGTCTGAGAATGGTCAAATGCGGCCCGCGGACCAACCGCGGCTCGTCCAGTCCGTCGAGCGGGCACTGACCATGCTCGAGGAGATCGCCGCCAGCGAGACGCCACCGTCTGCCACCGAGATCGCCCAGCGTGCAGGCGTGAACCGGGCTACCGCCTGGCGGTTGCTCGTGACGCTAGAGCACTTCCACCTGATCGAGCGCGACCCGCACAGTGGTCGGTACACGGTCGGTTACGGCGCGACACGGATCGCTGCGGTCTCGGGTGCCGCTTCGCTGGTCCGGATCGCGCGCCCGGTGCTGGAACAGCTCGGCACCGAGCTCAAGGAGTCGACCTACCTGCAGGTGGCCAGCGGCAGCAGGCTCGTCGTCCTCGACGAGGTACGTGCGGTGAACCCGGTGCAGGTCGACCTCGGCAACGTCGAGGTGCCGCTGCACTGCGGCTCGGTCGGCAAACTGTTCCTCGGGTTCCTGCCGGACGGGGAACGCGAGGAGTACCTGGCCCAACCGCTCACCGCGTTCACCGAGCGCACCCTCACCGACCCCGACCGGCTGCGCACGGAGATCGCCCAGGCGAAGGTCGACCGGTTCGCCATCGCCTACCAGGAACACCTGCCGGACTGGGCCGGCGCCACAGCGGTGGTGTGCGACCGCAGGGAGCGACCGCTCGCCTACCTCAACGTGACGGTGCCCTGCTACCGCTACACCGAGGAGGACGTGTCCAACTTCCGCACACCGCTACGACACGCGGCCGCGGACCTGGAACAGCGCCTGCTCTACCGGCGGATGTAGCTCACCGCGGGCGCGTCCTCGCGTAGTGGGCACGCGCCTTCGCCCGGTTGCCGCAGCGGGTCATCGAGCACCACTGTCGGCTGCGCCGCTGCGAGAGGTCGACGAACCGCAGGCCGCAGTCGTCCGCGGCACACTCACGTACGGCGGCATCGCCGGTGGCGAGCTCGATCGCGTCCACCGCTACGACGGCGAGGGCCGCCCCCACCGGGTCGGCGAGCCGGGCAAGGGACCGTTCGACGGTGCCGTCCGCGGTCAGCCGCAGCCGCGGTACGGGCAGCGCGACGGCGGCCGCCGCGTCGTTGAGCACGCGCACGGCACGCCGGGTCGGCGCGGGCGAGAGCAACACCACGTCACATGCCTCGCGTACGGCGAGGAAACCGGCCAGCTGCCCGGCGGTGGGCCGTGGCCGGCGAACGACGAGACCGGCGGCGAGCAACCAGTCGGCCAGGTCGCCGGTCGTGACGAGCAGCTCCCGCCCGCCCCTCGGCCGGTCCCGCAGTGTGTTGAGCAGGTCCACCGCCGGCCTGCCGCCGTCGAATACCCAGTTGTCGCTCATCCAGCTAACCTAACCATATGAACCAGTTAGAGACAGGTACAGCGCTCGTCAGCGGAATCCGCATGCACTACCAGCGGGCGGGTGCCGGCCCACCGTTGGTGCTCCTGCACGGCTGGCCGCAGACGTCGTACTGCTGGCACCGGCTCGTCGAACCGCTCGCCGAGACGTACACGGTGATCGCGCCCGACCTGCGCGGCTACGGCCGCACCGACAAGCCCAATACCGGTTACGACAAGCGCACCATGGCGACCGACGTCGCCGAGCTCGTACACACGCTCAGCTTCGAGCAGGTGGGCGTGGTCGGTCACGACCGGGGTGCGCGCATCGCGCACCGGTGGGCGCTCGACCGCCCCGACGAGGTCAGCCGGCTCGCCGTGCTCGACATCGTGCCGACCCGCGAGATGTGGCGCCGGATGGACCACGTGCTCGCCAAGGGGTTCTGGCACTGGCTGTTCCACCTGCAGCCTGACCTCCCGGAACGCCTGGCCGGCAACGACGTCGCCGGCTACCTGGGCTACTTCTTCGAGCGGTGGACGTACCGCCGCGACGGCCTCACGCAGGAGGCCATCGACGAGTACGTACGCGCGTTCTCCGCACCAGGCGCGCTGCGCGCCGGCTTCGACGACTACCGCGCCTCGTTCCCCACCGACGCCGCCGACGACGACGCGGACGCAGCCGCCGGCCGGCGGCTCGGCATGCCGCTGCTCGCGCTGTGGGGCGCGACCGGCCTCATCGACGGGCTGCCGGTGCTGGACATCTGGCGGGAGTACGCCGCCGACGTCAGCGGCACGGCCATCGCGGAGTGCGGCCACTTCCTCCCGGAGGAGCAACCGGCCACGGTGCTCGCACACATCCGCGACTTCTTCGGCAGCTGACCGGAACCGTCCCGCCACGACGACGGTCCGAGCGCCATGCTGCGCCTCTCGTGGTTCGCCGCGGCGGCCGTCGTGGCCACCGACCTGGTCGTCTACGTCGTCGCGCTCGCCGACACCAGCCTGCTCGTCTCGGCCGGCTCGGTCCTGTTCTACGGCGTGGCGGTGGCGACAGGGCCTGCGTTGCTCACCGGCGCCGAGTGGCTACTGGCGCGCGGCCGGGGCCGCGGCAGCGCAGCACTGCTGGTCGGTGTCGGCGTCGTCGGCGGCGGGTACCTCCTGCTGCTGACCGGCCTCGGCCTGCTGGCACCCGTCTGCGACTTCGGCAACGGCGACGCCTGCGCGTACGGCACCGCGGGTGCGCCGTTGTGGTACGTATTGCCACGTACGGTATGCATCCTCGCCGTGGCCGCGGGAACCCTCGGGCTCCTCGCCGGGCTCGGCCGCACCGACACGGGCGGCAGCGGGCCGCCGGTCGCACCGGCGCTGGCGTCATTCGCCGTCTCCGCGGGCTGTGGGCTCGCGATCTGCGCCGTCAACCTGCCGGCAACGGCCGAGCGGTTGGCCACGGGGGTAGCGGACAGCCAGTTCCTCATCGACGAGGCGGCCAGCGACGCGTACACGGCCGCGGGTTGGCTCACTGGCACGGCGGCCGTACTAGTCGGCGGCGTGGTGTTCCTGGCGTTGCTGGCACGGCATTCCGGGCCCCGACGGGGTGCGGCGCACGTGTTCGGCGGCCTGCTGGCCTTCGCGCAGTTGGCCTGGACCTACACCGCCCTGGCCGCCAACCCGGTGGGCTGGCAGGTACCGAACCGGTTCCACCTGGTGTCCGCGCCGCTGCCGTCGTGGTACCCACCCACACTCGCGACCCTCGTCGTACTCGCGTTGGTGGCCACCCTGGCCGGCACCGTCCTGCTGCTGGCCGCAGGACGCCGACGAGGTATGGCCGACCTATAACGGTCGTCCCTAGCCTCGCGTTCGACCGTGCAGTCGAAAGCGATGGCAGCCGTTGAACCCACAGTTCCCGCAGCACACCACGAGAATGCGCCGGTTCGCTGTCGCCGTACCGGTCATTTGCGCGCTGTTCGAGACGGTGACGGTAGCCGAGTGGTACGCACAACGGCCCGAGGTTCGGGTCGAGCACCATCCGGCCGGGAGCGTACCCAGACCGCTGCCCAGCTCCGCCCCGCTTCTCGGCGAACACTCGCTGACGTGGCGCAACGCGTACACGACCGCCGATCACGTGACGCGGTCACGACTCGTCGGTGGCAGCCTGGTCACCATCACACCCAACGGCGACCAGTACTACTAGCGTCTCGTCGCACTGCACACGCAGACCGGTGCGGTGCTCTGGGAGAACGACACACCCTGGACGCTGGAAGGGAGCACCGACGACAAGGCTCGACGCACGCACCGGCAACCAACGGTGGCGGTTGAGCGCCGCCGACGTCGCCGACTCGCGATGCAGGCCGAAGACCGACCTGGGCAAGCCGCGTAACTCAGGTGTGGTCGTCACAGCGGCCGTCACCTGCGGGCCCGGCCTGAAGGAGCTGTTCACGGCCGTCGACGCCCGGTCTGGCGAACCGCTGTGGCACGATCGAGTGCCGAGGACTGGTCGACGAGAGCCGGCATCACCACGTTCGCCTCGGATGCCGGCGACCGGACACAGTTGCTCGACCGAGCCGGACGAGTGCTGTTCACCACTGACCCGGAAGACCAAGGACCGCACTACCTCTTCACCTCGCACAACTGGGCAGTCCTCACCCACCGGCGAGAGAACAGTGCACTGCTGGCGATCGTCGACCGGAGGACCGGGCACGTCCGGCAGTTGTCCGATCCCGGCCGCGGGGCGCCAGGGAGCAGCCACCTCGCCTCGGCCGGCCACCTCTACACACAGAGCACGGTGTGGACGGACGACCTCGTCGCTGTGCTACCTGTCCGCGGCAGCCGCGTCGATCTCGATACCGGACGTACCCATCATGCGCCCCTGCCGTTCGCCGGTCTGCCCATGTTCCTCGCCGACGCAGGAGACAACGAGGTACCGGAGCAGGTCTTCGCCGCCGCGGGCGGCAGACTGTTCACCGTCAGCAGGCGGGCGATCTCGCCGGACCGCTGGCACAGCGTGGTCAGCTCCTACACCGCTGCGAAGAGCGAGCCACCGACCGAGCTGGCCGGTGTCGCGGTGAAGGACTGGCCGAGAGCCTGTGCACCGCTCGCCGACGTACCCGGCGTCACGAAGAGCGACCTCGTCGGCGAGGACCAGCGGATCGGGAACCAGTCGATCCCGCAGCAACGCTGCTACCACTACCGCACTCTCGTCCAGGTGCTATGGGTCGCCCGCACACCCGGGCAGGCCACGGTGATGTTCGGGCGGAACGGTAGGCGCCGGGCGGGTGCGGACCAGGAGCGGCCGATGCCCGGAGCAGCCGACGGTGCTCGGCTGCTCCGGGTCGGCCGGTACATCGTGTCCATCGACACGGGTTCGGACGACCGAGACGCGGTCGACCGCACTGTCGTGCAGGCGCTGCGTACCCACGGCCATGACGCCGACAGCGGTGACCCTCAGAGCATCTTTGCGAGGAACCGCTGAGTGCGTTCGGTCGTCGGGTTGTTGATGGTCTCGTGCGGATCGCCGGACTCGACCACCTTTCCCTCGTCCATGAACACGACGCGGTCGGCGGCGCGTAGCGCGAAGCCGATCTCGTGCGTGACGACGATCATCGTCATGCCCGACTGGGCGAGGTCCTTCATCACGTCGAGCACCTCACCCACCAGCTCGGGGTCGAGCGCCGACGTCGGCTCGTCGAACAGCATGAGCTTGGGGTCCATGGCGAGTGCCCGCGCGATGGCGACCCGCTGCTGCTGGCCGCCGGAGAGCTGGGTGACCCGCGACTCCGTCCTGTCCTCCAGCCCCACCCGCGCGAGTAGCTCACGGGCACGCTCGGCCGCCGTCAGCCTGGACTGGTTCTTCACCAGCCGCGGACCGGCCATCACGTTGTCGAGCACGGACATGTGCCCGAACAACCCGAACTGCTGGAACACCATGCCGATGCCCTGCCGCTGCTTGGAGATCGTCTTGTCCGACATCTCCCGCACCTTGCCGTTGCGGTCGGTGTACCCGACGCGCTCACCGTCGACGTAGATCTCACC
The genomic region above belongs to Streptosporangiales bacterium and contains:
- a CDS encoding CocE/NonD family hydrolase, whose protein sequence is MATIDRDPGELPRAVREVRDTWIPMADGTQLSARIWLPDDAASDPVPGILELLPYRKSDGTALRDATNAAWFAGHGYAVVRVDIRGTGNSEDVITDEYTQQELDDGVACIAWIAAQPWCTGKVGMMGISWGGFNGLQVAAEQPPELHAVLSLCSTDDRYADDVHYWGGAVLADQMLPWATSMLVRNALPPEPEVWGDEWLTEWKRRLDQTPPFARAWLEHQRRDEFWQHASICEDPAAIRCPVFLVSGWVDAYRDSVFRMLESLSVPRRGLVGPWAHLWPHVAEPGPQIGFLQEALRWWDRWLKDVPNGIEDEPQLCTWLQEPVPPQGYYEERPGRWVVDDSWPSPNVDDRPLQLGAGIATFDGQPVSAGTVELRPEQAHGALSGRSCSYATAYDLPVDQRADDALATCFDGEPLTEAVEILGVPEAELEVSSDQSQALVAVRVCDVAPDGSSRLITQGVLNLTHRDSHEHPEPLQPGERYRVRFPLHAIGYSVPKGHRLRVALAPACWPMVWPSPRSARVIVHFPGSAIHLPVRARGADARVPFAPAERLRPFEHEPIKPPDVGTVTRDLATGKTTVVYQNGGGFVREELGQPMRKDSSERDIFEIVDGDPRSATVTCQRWSELARGDWHVRVVANGVLTCDESTFHVRTGLTAYHGEEQVFEHEWSFSTPRDLT
- a CDS encoding ATP-binding cassette domain-containing protein, coding for MVEVNGVWKSFGKTEVLRSIDLTVARGEVVCVLGPSGSGKSTLLQCINHLEPIDAGEIYVDGERVGYTDRNGKVREMSDKTISKQRQGIGMVFQQFGLFGHMSVLDNVMAGPRLVKNQSRLTAAERARELLARVGLEDRTESRVTQLSGGQQQRVAIARALAMDPKLMLFDEPTSALDPELVGEVLDVMKDLAQSGMTMIVVTHEIGFALRAADRVVFMDEGKVVESGDPHETINNPTTERTQRFLAKML
- a CDS encoding twin-arginine translocation signal domain-containing protein; its protein translation is MNPDKSIVSANWSRRGFLKTSGLVVAALGAAPVLSACSGVKGAGSEGDDDVLAIRTVEDLQNLDPGFMASSTDDAIMVCIAENLVTYVPGKTEPVNELAEKITSSEDGLTHEFTLKKGVQFHGGYGELTAEDVKFSFERIAGLTKPDIESTYQGDWATLKEVEVTGKHTGVIKLSKPFAPLFYTTLPGNAGLIISKAAYDELGEDFATKPVGTGPYEFVEWKRSQHTTLKQFDKWAYPSQKWADKPQWKRIKFVPIPDDSSADVAVESGEVDLGQIAYSSVKRFKKKGDFKVTTLPTLDYAFIGFNVTHPKLRDVKVRKALREALDVDSILEAAFDGETRRAHALISEDVPVGHWKDAPRYQPDAAAAKQQLKDAGVSGLSLEMGIAEEPGAEQVAEIVQQNMKKVGVKVTIKKYPGDQMHEQVKSLQMFYFSFSNQADPSWATVWFTGDQVGDWNFMSWENKEFDRLHDAALVELDPDKRSDMYVRMQELMDEDAIAAWVMYRTNHYAHPREVRTSLIPQRFAKYRAWAVKS
- a CDS encoding helix-turn-helix domain-containing protein, whose protein sequence is MAAWQHGSMAGASENGQMRPADQPRLVQSVERALTMLEEIAASETPPSATEIAQRAGVNRATAWRLLVTLEHFHLIERDPHSGRYTVGYGATRIAAVSGAASLVRIARPVLEQLGTELKESTYLQVASGSRLVVLDEVRAVNPVQVDLGNVEVPLHCGSVGKLFLGFLPDGEREEYLAQPLTAFTERTLTDPDRLRTEIAQAKVDRFAIAYQEHLPDWAGATAVVCDRRERPLAYLNVTVPCYRYTEEDVSNFRTPLRHAAADLEQRLLYRRM
- a CDS encoding alpha/beta fold hydrolase — its product is MNQLETGTALVSGIRMHYQRAGAGPPLVLLHGWPQTSYCWHRLVEPLAETYTVIAPDLRGYGRTDKPNTGYDKRTMATDVAELVHTLSFEQVGVVGHDRGARIAHRWALDRPDEVSRLAVLDIVPTREMWRRMDHVLAKGFWHWLFHLQPDLPERLAGNDVAGYLGYFFERWTYRRDGLTQEAIDEYVRAFSAPGALRAGFDDYRASFPTDAADDDADAAAGRRLGMPLLALWGATGLIDGLPVLDIWREYAADVSGTAIAECGHFLPEEQPATVLAHIRDFFGS